Proteins from a genomic interval of Rubinisphaera italica:
- a CDS encoding DNA-3-methyladenine glycosylase I, which produces MSGVEGLILGEDDQSRCWWCGSDPEYIRYHDEEWGRPVAEDRLLFEKICLEGFQAGLSWLTILRKRNAFRKGFAKFQIKKVAKFDQADVERLVADAGIVRHRGKIESTINNANRALELIDEFGSLAQYFWQYEPDQSKVIRTKDDIVPQIDESQAMSKDLKKRGWSFVGPTTCYAFMQSMGMVNDHLEDCESWATIEEMRKSFKRP; this is translated from the coding sequence ATGTCAGGAGTTGAAGGTCTAATTCTCGGCGAGGATGACCAATCTCGCTGCTGGTGGTGCGGGAGCGATCCTGAGTACATACGGTATCACGATGAAGAATGGGGCCGTCCTGTTGCTGAGGATCGATTGCTGTTCGAAAAGATTTGCCTGGAAGGCTTTCAGGCTGGACTAAGCTGGTTGACAATACTTCGCAAGCGAAATGCGTTTCGCAAAGGGTTCGCGAAATTTCAGATCAAAAAAGTCGCCAAATTTGATCAAGCCGATGTTGAACGCCTCGTCGCCGATGCCGGGATTGTCCGGCATCGTGGCAAAATCGAGTCGACAATCAATAACGCCAACCGGGCATTGGAACTGATTGACGAATTCGGCTCTCTTGCCCAATACTTTTGGCAATATGAACCAGACCAATCGAAGGTAATTCGCACAAAAGATGACATCGTCCCTCAAATCGACGAGTCTCAAGCGATGAGTAAAGACCTCAAAAAACGAGGCTGGTCATTTGTAGGTCCAACCACTTGCTACGCGTTCATGCAATCAATGGGCATGGTGAATGATCATCTCGAAGATTGTGAAAGCTGGGCAACCATCGAGGAAATGCGTAAGTCATTCAAACGACCGTAA
- a CDS encoding DEAD/DEAH box helicase produces the protein MAAISTDCRQSHSVSIPKFLEVMVSLADMMESQFRADVRFRGAAYLQSSRVSISHITADDVYAVVRDGAEHQIHLHRTEEALEMSCSSVAGTKRPPTTKYVWATILLIDEQGYMTGTPKPGHIPPFIAETTSSIDDDWDFEEGDDDPYFPPINISKKSSKSAQSATQVEPRKLNEWQQKLRALRDRLRIRDVTIETKPSSYEITYQIDVADSWKSGHLMLQIVECQRRSTGGWGKIKPLKLKAGGLENLPEADDRAILAHLLGGIQDRSGTQTIAGSTLNQHLPHRFHMTHSLTSALLPRMCSTGRLRLLFDDGKMSDPITFSEEVEPWDLSLTMEPSAGGSEAKQAQWQIKPILIREEETLSIDDVELIVEGGWVVRDRSIEPLEDFEVYEWIRSYRNHELPSFPEIEGKDVIQELMTLPSVPRLELTDKWEIEQKHIVPTPRLKLFTPSLKGKMPRDRIQADLEFVYDEILVRGSTHSWAIPLPEEQSCIVRDAKQEQAFWTELQSLGIQRIDDRGGKKHDVMVPLRELTTILRSLFESGWEILSDDKPFRQPGEVAFRVESGIDWFDVTGEVDYGTARVSVPVLLSALARGDRTVTLSDGSIGFVPEEWKERFGVLLSMADTEEDTLRFSNSQAALVDALLSTQDNVDYDEKFSEWREKLANFNGVQQVKETKEFKGELRDYQREGLGWLKFLEEFQFGGCLADDMGLGKTVQILAFLAQRYHSKEIHDPTLIVVPKSLLFNWQREIVKFTPQLKALEYSGTSRSALRSKFGKHDIILMTYATLRRDIMSLKETQFDCIVLDEAQAIKNPGSQIAKATRLLNGRQRLALSGTPIENHLGDMWSIFEFLNPGLLGRSSVFKSLSSETDTSKLTEAVAGGLKPFVLRRTKEKVAADLPDRVEETLYCELSNSEQKLYDELRDHYRQSIFSMVDEQGMGKTKMHVLEALLRLRQAACHPALLDRGKIDESSTKIDVLVDHLKELISEGHKTLVFSQFTSLLAIVKNHLDKNDIPYAYLDGSTKNRDEVVTKFQDDPKTPVFLISLKAGGLGLNLTAAGYVFLLDPWWNPAVEAQAIDRAHRVGQTKNVFAYRLIARGTIEEKIAELQQNKRKLADAILSENSSLLKSLTAADLQMLFS, from the coding sequence ATGGCCGCAATTTCAACTGATTGTCGTCAGTCTCATTCGGTCTCCATTCCGAAGTTTTTGGAGGTGATGGTGTCGTTAGCCGACATGATGGAGTCTCAATTCCGGGCAGATGTCCGGTTTCGAGGGGCAGCATATTTACAATCGAGTCGCGTCAGTATTTCTCACATCACAGCAGACGATGTGTATGCAGTTGTGCGCGACGGGGCAGAACATCAAATTCATCTTCATCGCACGGAAGAGGCGTTGGAGATGTCGTGCAGTTCGGTAGCCGGCACTAAACGGCCGCCGACAACGAAATACGTCTGGGCGACGATTCTGCTCATTGATGAGCAGGGTTACATGACGGGCACTCCTAAGCCAGGCCATATTCCGCCTTTCATTGCCGAAACAACTTCCTCAATTGATGACGACTGGGATTTCGAAGAGGGGGATGATGATCCGTATTTCCCACCGATCAACATCTCAAAGAAAAGCTCAAAATCAGCCCAGAGTGCGACTCAGGTTGAACCGCGCAAACTGAACGAATGGCAGCAGAAACTGCGTGCCCTGCGCGATCGACTTCGCATTCGTGATGTCACAATTGAAACGAAACCATCTTCCTACGAAATCACCTATCAAATTGATGTGGCAGACAGTTGGAAGTCCGGACATTTAATGTTGCAGATTGTCGAATGTCAACGACGTTCGACAGGCGGCTGGGGAAAAATCAAACCTCTCAAACTCAAAGCAGGGGGACTTGAAAACCTGCCGGAAGCAGATGACCGCGCCATCCTCGCACATTTGCTCGGCGGGATCCAGGATCGATCGGGCACACAGACAATTGCCGGTAGCACGCTCAACCAGCACTTGCCGCACCGCTTTCATATGACTCATTCCCTCACATCGGCTTTGCTGCCGCGGATGTGTTCGACGGGGCGTTTACGCCTGCTTTTCGACGATGGAAAAATGTCGGATCCCATCACCTTCAGCGAAGAAGTCGAACCATGGGACTTGAGTTTGACAATGGAACCTTCCGCCGGTGGAAGCGAAGCCAAACAGGCTCAGTGGCAAATCAAACCGATTTTGATACGCGAGGAAGAGACACTCTCAATCGATGATGTTGAATTGATTGTCGAAGGGGGCTGGGTCGTTCGAGATCGGTCGATTGAACCGCTCGAAGATTTTGAAGTTTACGAATGGATCCGTTCCTATCGCAATCATGAACTCCCCTCCTTCCCGGAAATCGAAGGCAAAGATGTCATTCAGGAACTAATGACTCTTCCCAGTGTGCCCCGACTGGAATTGACCGACAAATGGGAAATCGAACAGAAGCATATTGTTCCCACACCCAGGTTGAAGCTCTTCACACCTTCGCTCAAAGGGAAAATGCCTCGCGATCGCATACAGGCCGATCTCGAATTTGTTTACGACGAAATTCTCGTGCGTGGCTCCACACACAGTTGGGCCATTCCGCTGCCGGAAGAGCAGTCGTGCATCGTTCGCGATGCAAAACAGGAACAGGCTTTCTGGACCGAACTGCAAAGTCTGGGCATTCAACGCATTGATGATCGTGGCGGCAAGAAACACGATGTCATGGTTCCTCTTCGCGAGTTGACGACCATTCTGCGTTCACTGTTTGAGTCGGGCTGGGAAATCCTTTCGGATGACAAACCCTTCCGACAACCGGGCGAAGTCGCGTTTCGGGTGGAATCGGGAATTGACTGGTTCGATGTGACTGGCGAAGTCGACTACGGCACTGCCCGGGTTTCTGTGCCGGTTCTCCTCTCGGCTCTAGCCCGCGGAGACCGTACCGTCACTTTGTCTGATGGAAGTATTGGATTCGTTCCGGAAGAATGGAAAGAGCGATTTGGCGTGCTGCTGAGCATGGCCGATACCGAAGAAGACACGCTGCGATTTTCCAACTCCCAGGCGGCTCTGGTCGACGCGTTGCTCTCCACTCAAGACAATGTCGATTACGACGAAAAGTTTTCCGAATGGCGGGAAAAGCTGGCGAACTTCAATGGAGTTCAGCAGGTTAAAGAGACTAAAGAGTTCAAGGGCGAACTTCGCGATTACCAGCGTGAAGGTCTCGGTTGGCTGAAGTTCCTCGAAGAATTCCAGTTCGGCGGTTGCTTGGCCGATGACATGGGTCTGGGTAAAACCGTTCAGATTCTCGCCTTCCTTGCCCAGCGATATCACAGCAAGGAAATTCACGATCCAACTTTAATCGTCGTGCCGAAATCGTTGCTATTCAACTGGCAGCGGGAAATTGTCAAGTTCACACCACAGCTCAAAGCTCTCGAATACTCGGGAACTTCACGCTCGGCTTTGCGATCCAAGTTTGGCAAACACGATATCATCCTGATGACTTACGCCACTTTGCGGCGGGACATCATGTCTCTAAAAGAAACTCAATTTGACTGCATCGTGCTCGATGAAGCTCAGGCGATTAAGAACCCGGGTTCACAAATTGCCAAAGCGACACGATTGCTCAATGGACGTCAACGACTCGCCTTGAGCGGTACTCCGATCGAAAACCATCTTGGCGATATGTGGTCAATTTTCGAGTTCCTGAATCCTGGATTACTCGGCCGCAGTTCTGTCTTTAAATCACTCAGTAGTGAGACCGATACTTCCAAGTTGACCGAAGCAGTGGCGGGCGGCTTGAAGCCGTTTGTATTGCGTCGAACTAAGGAAAAAGTTGCAGCTGACTTGCCGGATCGTGTAGAAGAAACACTTTACTGTGAGCTTTCCAACAGCGAGCAGAAACTCTACGACGAACTGCGGGATCATTACCGACAATCAATCTTTTCGATGGTTGATGAACAGGGGATGGGCAAAACGAAAATGCACGTTCTCGAAGCGCTGTTGCGACTTCGCCAGGCCGCCTGCCACCCTGCACTGCTCGATCGTGGTAAGATTGATGAGTCGTCAACGAAAATTGATGTCCTGGTCGATCACCTGAAAGAATTGATTTCCGAAGGTCATAAAACACTGGTCTTCTCTCAATTCACTTCACTGCTGGCGATCGTTAAAAATCATCTCGATAAAAACGATATCCCTTACGCTTACCTCGACGGAAGTACTAAAAATCGAGATGAAGTCGTGACCAAATTCCAGGATGACCCGAAGACACCCGTCTTCCTCATCAGTTTGAAAGCGGGAGGCTTGGGTTTGAACCTGACAGCAGCTGGTTACGTCTTCCTGCTCGATCCGTGGTGGAATCCAGCCGTCGAAGCTCAGGCGATTGACCGGGCTCACCGAGTGGGGCAAACCAAAAATGTGTTTGCCTATCGTCTAATCGCCCGGGGAACAATCGAGGAAAAAATTGCTGAATTGCAGCAGAACAAACGAAAACTGGCCGATGCGATCCTCTCAGAAAACAGCAGCCTGCTGAAGTCTCTGACCGCAGCCGACCTGCAAATGTTGTTCTCATAA
- a CDS encoding SRPBCC family protein gives MPNFSHETVLSAPIDQVFDFLVQPENLSRISPPEAGLRFLDAPDRFSAGVEFQFAVQTFGMVQKITHRITQFASPLQFIEELVKGPLPKWIHTHDFVSVSDNETRIIDHIEFEPPGGIVGIMLTENRIIEHMEDGLFYRHQQLEKFLVKAG, from the coding sequence ATGCCCAATTTTTCTCATGAAACTGTTCTTTCTGCTCCTATCGATCAGGTTTTTGACTTTCTGGTGCAACCGGAAAATCTATCCAGGATCAGTCCACCCGAGGCCGGCTTAAGGTTTCTGGATGCCCCCGATCGTTTTTCGGCAGGTGTCGAGTTTCAATTCGCAGTGCAAACATTCGGCATGGTCCAGAAAATCACGCATCGGATCACACAATTTGCCAGTCCACTCCAGTTCATTGAAGAACTTGTCAAAGGGCCATTACCGAAATGGATTCATACGCACGATTTCGTGTCTGTATCGGATAACGAAACGCGAATCATCGATCACATCGAATTTGAACCGCCCGGCGGCATTGTTGGAATTATGCTCACGGAAAATCGAATCATCGAGCACATGGAAGACGGCTTATTCTATCGGCATCAACAACTGGAAAAATTTCTGGTGAAAGCAGGCTAA
- a CDS encoding DUF1592 domain-containing protein translates to MLEVTFRTLIASFKADATSICFLTLGVWSSGILNVSAFASEFSPKANFISRHCADCHSPDFAEGGFDASKLQGNLSEKAEYDRWVQIYDRVAAHEMPPADVSELTDNERQQFLLETANWLSTQRTQQFAELGRVRGRRLNNLQLERSLHDLLGVDIPLKVYFPEEQMVDGFTSVADGQTMSHFQLEKHLKVVDLALDEAFQKGLYEDDSWTKTLDANTISRTHPKSRTREPEMLDGLAVTWSSGLVFYGRLPATTAKEDGWYRFIIRGKSLKQPEDSGVWCTVRTGKHVSSSPIQKWVGAFEATPEMREWTFEAWLNRGEMIEIRPGDNTLKKGRFAGGQVGTGEGDPQDVPGIALESIVMEKFHKHYSPAECRQFVIGKLSKSWDNTEKRIVLESKTPADDLQELMEAFATRAFRRPLEPGVLDPYFNIAMDAYKKDGNLLDALRFGYRAILCSPRFVYLQEEPGQLDDYEIASRLSYFLWNTMPDDQLLKLAAQKKLSNKNQLKQQVNRMLNDPRGQDFVRDFADEWLDMRLIDFTEPDRRMFPKFDVVVQQSMVEETLAFLQNLISKNLPVTELIDSDTTYLNSRLARYYDIDQKLSDELVPVKLDPKSNRGGLITQGAILKITANGTTTSPVVRGVWISERILGQPIPPVPAGVPAIEPDVRGATTIREMLEKHKSDPSCASCHVKIDPPGFALENFDPAGQWRDNYGKPKKKTDSTKLIDTSAEFVDGRKFETLEDFKRLVIAQPEKLAANVAAKMITCGTGASVDFADRDEIEEIVSASANQNYGFRTILEEVVTSPLFLTK, encoded by the coding sequence ATGCTTGAAGTGACTTTCCGCACATTGATTGCAAGTTTTAAAGCAGATGCCACAAGCATTTGTTTTTTGACGCTCGGCGTGTGGAGTTCCGGGATTTTGAATGTTTCTGCATTCGCCAGCGAATTTTCACCCAAAGCCAATTTTATCAGCCGACATTGTGCCGATTGTCACAGTCCTGATTTTGCCGAAGGAGGTTTTGATGCCTCGAAGTTGCAGGGGAACCTTTCTGAAAAGGCGGAGTACGACCGCTGGGTTCAGATCTATGATCGCGTTGCTGCCCACGAAATGCCGCCAGCGGATGTCTCGGAATTGACGGATAATGAACGTCAGCAATTCTTACTCGAAACCGCTAATTGGCTGTCGACTCAGAGAACTCAGCAATTTGCGGAGTTAGGACGAGTTCGGGGGCGCAGACTTAACAATCTGCAACTGGAGCGTTCACTGCACGATTTACTGGGAGTCGATATTCCACTCAAGGTCTATTTCCCTGAAGAACAAATGGTCGATGGTTTTACTTCGGTTGCAGATGGACAAACGATGTCCCATTTCCAGCTCGAAAAACATCTGAAAGTTGTCGACCTGGCTCTGGATGAAGCTTTTCAGAAGGGCCTGTATGAGGACGATTCCTGGACGAAAACACTCGATGCGAACACCATTTCGCGAACGCATCCCAAGTCGCGCACACGTGAACCGGAAATGCTGGATGGCTTGGCCGTCACCTGGTCGTCTGGTCTTGTCTTTTATGGACGTTTGCCTGCAACAACGGCTAAAGAAGATGGCTGGTATCGATTTATCATTCGCGGGAAATCGCTCAAGCAGCCTGAAGATTCCGGTGTGTGGTGTACCGTACGAACAGGAAAGCATGTCTCCAGTTCTCCCATCCAGAAATGGGTAGGTGCTTTTGAAGCGACGCCGGAAATGCGGGAATGGACGTTTGAGGCTTGGTTGAACCGTGGAGAGATGATCGAAATTCGTCCTGGTGATAATACACTCAAAAAAGGTCGCTTTGCAGGAGGTCAGGTAGGAACTGGGGAAGGGGATCCTCAGGATGTGCCGGGGATTGCTCTGGAATCGATCGTTATGGAAAAATTCCATAAGCACTATTCACCAGCCGAATGCCGTCAGTTTGTCATCGGCAAACTTAGTAAAAGCTGGGATAATACTGAAAAGCGAATCGTCCTCGAGTCGAAAACTCCTGCTGACGATTTACAGGAATTGATGGAAGCGTTCGCGACGCGAGCATTCCGTCGCCCACTCGAACCAGGTGTGCTGGATCCGTATTTCAATATTGCAATGGACGCTTATAAGAAAGATGGCAATCTGCTGGATGCATTACGTTTTGGCTATCGAGCGATTCTCTGTTCCCCAAGATTTGTCTATCTGCAGGAAGAACCGGGGCAACTGGATGACTATGAAATTGCCAGCAGGCTCAGTTATTTCCTCTGGAATACGATGCCTGATGATCAACTGCTGAAACTGGCTGCTCAAAAGAAACTCTCGAATAAAAATCAGTTGAAGCAGCAGGTCAATCGGATGCTCAATGATCCTCGCGGTCAGGATTTTGTTCGTGATTTTGCAGACGAATGGCTCGACATGCGATTGATCGACTTTACCGAACCGGACCGCCGGATGTTTCCAAAGTTCGATGTTGTTGTTCAGCAATCGATGGTCGAAGAAACCCTGGCATTCTTGCAGAATCTCATATCGAAAAACTTGCCGGTCACAGAATTGATTGATTCCGATACGACTTATCTGAACAGTCGTTTGGCTCGATATTACGACATCGACCAGAAATTGAGTGATGAACTCGTCCCCGTCAAACTCGATCCGAAAAGTAATCGCGGCGGTTTGATTACTCAGGGGGCTATCTTGAAGATTACCGCCAATGGAACGACGACCTCACCCGTTGTTCGGGGTGTCTGGATTTCCGAACGCATTCTGGGGCAACCGATTCCCCCTGTCCCTGCAGGGGTTCCCGCCATTGAACCGGATGTTCGTGGAGCGACCACGATCCGGGAAATGCTGGAAAAGCATAAATCAGATCCTTCCTGTGCGAGTTGTCACGTGAAAATTGATCCTCCCGGATTCGCTCTCGAAAACTTCGACCCGGCTGGGCAATGGCGGGACAATTACGGCAAACCCAAAAAGAAAACGGATTCCACGAAGTTGATTGATACCAGTGCTGAGTTTGTCGATGGACGGAAATTCGAAACACTCGAAGATTTTAAACGACTCGTAATTGCCCAGCCCGAAAAGCTGGCTGCCAATGTTGCCGCAAAGATGATCACTTGTGGTACAGGAGCTTCGGTCGATTTCGCGGATCGCGATGAAATCGAAGAAATCGTCTCGGCTTCAGCGAATCAGAACTATGGTTTCCGTACAATTCTCGAAGAAGTTGTAACGAGCCCGCTGTTTTTGACGAAGTAG
- a CDS encoding LamG-like jellyroll fold domain-containing protein: protein MKSPRPKIYLLFVLSIFSYSTSTSVEHSCADEPESKNLIHSRHLHQHNEKHPTVAPHQDRFYTTRSSRITLPLPEEKEAFTFAVFGDRTGGPTEGVNVLADAVRDVNLLEPDLVMTVGDLINGYNQTELWMEQMREFKGIMDHLLCPWFPVAGNHDVYWRPLSDKSMPFNQHDDHYEMHFGPLWYSFEHKNCNFIVLFSDEGDPVTGEKTFGKPSAQTVSDAQYKFLSDALERGKDCDHQFLFLHHPRWLGENYGDDWTSRVHPTLLDTGNVTAVFAGHIHRMRYDPQDGIDYVTLATVGGSQQGTVPEAGYLHQYHVITVRPRQVAMAAFPVGEAMDVRELTGELQAETVTLTKELPKIEGRISYTKTGPEPSKIKATLNNPTNRPVEFTLVPESEDNRWIMTPDHTHDRLLPGESKSIEFQFRYAGSEIDEAFRGVNLILDQDYLAETTRYTIPTLTVPVTVEYEFAPPEGNLVNRALRLDGIDDTIAVASKDLNLGQGPFTVEAWFNAEAFSSRVGFLAKTENSEFSIFMSNGHPNATVHLGGEYRSVRPDVTIATGEWHHIATVFDGQSVTMYLDGKEVGRTEVDPKWTRRTNGLPFYIGADTDGKGNPVSYFQGWIDEVRVSKGAVYTADFTPERRLSADKNTALLYNFDYDLTPFAYDSGPKKRHSRISGGATLTEVQE from the coding sequence ATGAAATCACCACGCCCCAAAATTTATCTACTTTTCGTACTTTCAATTTTCTCCTATAGTACTTCCACTTCAGTGGAGCATTCTTGTGCTGATGAGCCGGAATCAAAAAATCTGATTCATTCGCGTCATTTGCATCAGCATAATGAGAAACATCCCACTGTTGCTCCACATCAGGATCGATTTTACACGACACGCTCAAGTCGAATCACACTGCCGCTTCCGGAAGAAAAAGAAGCATTCACCTTTGCAGTCTTTGGAGATCGCACCGGGGGCCCTACCGAAGGTGTGAATGTTCTGGCCGATGCCGTGCGGGATGTCAATCTGCTCGAACCGGATCTGGTGATGACAGTTGGCGATTTGATTAACGGTTATAATCAGACCGAACTATGGATGGAGCAGATGCGAGAGTTTAAGGGCATCATGGATCACCTGCTATGTCCCTGGTTTCCCGTTGCAGGCAATCACGATGTCTACTGGCGCCCGCTCAGCGATAAGAGTATGCCATTCAATCAGCACGATGATCATTACGAAATGCATTTCGGTCCGCTTTGGTATTCGTTCGAGCATAAGAACTGCAACTTTATCGTGCTCTTTTCAGATGAAGGGGATCCAGTCACTGGCGAGAAAACTTTCGGAAAACCTTCTGCTCAAACAGTCAGTGATGCTCAGTACAAGTTCTTATCGGATGCACTTGAGCGGGGAAAAGATTGCGATCATCAGTTTCTGTTCCTGCATCATCCCCGTTGGTTGGGAGAAAATTATGGCGATGACTGGACTTCTCGTGTGCACCCCACTTTGTTGGATACTGGTAACGTGACGGCTGTCTTTGCCGGTCACATTCACCGGATGCGTTACGACCCACAGGATGGAATTGATTATGTGACGCTCGCGACTGTTGGTGGAAGTCAGCAGGGGACGGTCCCGGAGGCTGGTTATCTGCATCAGTATCATGTGATTACTGTTCGCCCGCGACAGGTTGCCATGGCTGCGTTTCCCGTTGGGGAAGCGATGGATGTGCGTGAGTTAACCGGAGAATTGCAGGCCGAAACCGTGACGCTGACGAAAGAACTTCCGAAGATCGAGGGAAGAATTTCTTACACTAAAACCGGACCTGAACCCTCGAAAATCAAAGCGACCCTCAATAATCCGACTAATCGTCCTGTGGAATTTACTCTCGTTCCTGAAAGTGAAGATAACCGCTGGATCATGACGCCGGATCACACACACGATCGTCTGCTGCCCGGAGAATCGAAATCAATTGAATTCCAATTCCGTTATGCAGGAAGTGAAATTGATGAGGCGTTTCGTGGAGTGAATTTGATCCTTGATCAGGATTATCTGGCGGAAACGACTCGCTACACGATTCCAACATTGACCGTCCCTGTTACCGTCGAATATGAATTTGCTCCACCGGAAGGCAACCTCGTTAATCGAGCCTTGAGACTGGATGGAATTGATGACACGATTGCCGTTGCTTCCAAAGATTTGAATCTGGGGCAGGGGCCATTTACCGTAGAAGCCTGGTTTAATGCTGAGGCATTCAGCTCGCGTGTCGGATTTCTGGCGAAAACGGAAAACAGTGAATTTTCTATCTTCATGTCCAATGGACATCCTAATGCAACAGTCCACCTGGGTGGAGAGTATCGTTCGGTCAGACCGGATGTCACTATCGCAACGGGGGAGTGGCACCACATCGCTACTGTATTCGATGGTCAATCGGTGACCATGTATCTGGATGGAAAAGAAGTTGGTCGAACAGAGGTTGATCCGAAGTGGACACGACGAACCAATGGCTTGCCTTTCTACATTGGGGCCGATACTGATGGAAAAGGAAATCCAGTGTCATACTTCCAGGGTTGGATCGATGAAGTCCGGGTCTCGAAGGGGGCTGTTTATACCGCAGACTTTACACCCGAACGACGTTTAAGTGCCGACAAGAATACGGCTCTGCTCTACAATTTCGATTACGACCTGACTCCATTCGCTTATGACAGCGGCCCAAAGAAACGTCATTCTCGTATTTCTGGAGGAGCGACTTTGACCGAGGTTCAAGAGTAA
- a CDS encoding homoserine O-acetyltransferase family protein, whose product MEPPLLESQRASLDEKTFGTDDDARLVKRQSVELFSTENPLKLAGGQEIGPIRVAYEMYGTLSPAKDNAFFICHALTGDAHAAGRYNLEDRKPGWWDEFIGPGRGIDTDRFCVICANVLGGCQGTTGPSCIDPKTGEPYGLNFPFITIADIVHVHKELVSYLGIKKLAGAIGGSLGGMQVLEWIAQDPDAIENAIVLASAANLSAQGIAFNAVGRRAIYADPQFHNGGYYDRAEEVSVQSDHPPNAPQSTVSKTGKGPRFGLALARMIAHITYLSESSIEKKFGRRLQNSEQLAFDLMRETEFQIESYLHYQGEQFVERFDANSYLYLTKAMDYFDLAESYHGLNNALGNTSARTLVASYTTDWLFPTAQSREIVSALILAGKHASFCELESPYGHDAFLVEVQQLTELVRAFLNS is encoded by the coding sequence ATGGAACCTCCGCTTCTCGAATCGCAGAGAGCCTCGCTCGACGAGAAAACATTCGGTACAGATGATGACGCACGACTGGTCAAACGCCAAAGTGTCGAACTGTTCTCGACGGAAAATCCTCTTAAACTGGCTGGTGGTCAGGAAATTGGTCCGATTCGAGTCGCCTACGAAATGTACGGTACTCTTTCTCCTGCAAAAGATAACGCATTTTTCATTTGCCATGCTCTAACAGGCGATGCCCATGCTGCTGGTCGGTACAACCTCGAAGATCGCAAACCGGGTTGGTGGGATGAGTTTATCGGGCCGGGACGTGGCATCGATACCGATCGATTCTGCGTCATTTGTGCAAATGTCCTTGGTGGATGCCAGGGAACAACGGGTCCGAGTTGTATCGATCCCAAAACTGGTGAGCCCTATGGACTCAATTTTCCTTTTATCACCATTGCCGATATCGTCCACGTTCATAAAGAACTTGTTTCCTATCTCGGGATCAAAAAACTGGCCGGTGCGATTGGAGGAAGTCTGGGCGGGATGCAGGTCCTGGAATGGATCGCCCAGGATCCCGATGCGATTGAAAATGCAATTGTATTAGCTTCTGCAGCAAACCTTTCTGCTCAGGGGATTGCCTTCAATGCCGTAGGACGTCGAGCTATCTATGCAGACCCTCAATTCCACAACGGCGGCTATTACGATCGAGCAGAAGAAGTCTCAGTCCAAAGTGATCACCCCCCAAACGCCCCTCAATCCACAGTATCGAAAACTGGAAAGGGGCCACGTTTCGGCCTGGCATTGGCTCGAATGATTGCTCATATCACGTATCTGTCGGAATCATCGATTGAAAAGAAGTTTGGGCGACGACTGCAAAACAGTGAACAGCTGGCCTTCGACCTGATGCGGGAAACCGAATTTCAGATTGAAAGTTATCTGCATTATCAGGGGGAGCAATTCGTCGAACGTTTCGATGCCAACAGCTATCTGTACCTGACAAAAGCGATGGATTATTTCGACCTGGCGGAATCCTATCACGGCCTCAATAACGCTTTGGGGAATACTTCGGCAAGAACGCTCGTCGCGTCATATACAACCGATTGGCTATTTCCGACAGCTCAGAGCCGCGAAATCGTTTCTGCTTTGATTTTAGCAGGAAAACACGCCAGTTTCTGTGAACTGGAAAGCCCATATGGACATGACGCGTTCCTTGTCGAGGTTCAACAATTGACAGAACTCGTACGTGCCTTCTTGAATTCATGA